A window of the Terriglobia bacterium genome harbors these coding sequences:
- a CDS encoding argininosuccinate synthase codes for MREKVVLAYSGGLDTSIIIPWLKENYDCDVIAFVADVGQGDDLDAVVDKAYKTGASKVLVEDLREEFLTGYVFPAIRTGAVYEHKYLLGTSLARPVIAKYQVQLAKNEGATALAHGCTGKGNDQVRFEHAFQALAPELKIIAPWREWTLKSREDCLDYAEAHGIPVEASRQKIHSRDRNLLHVSHEGGELEDPNNPPLPTTWTWTKSPQEAPDQPETVEIGFEQGVPNSINGTRLEPVQLVELLNEIGARNAIGRVDLVENRFVGIKSRGCYETPGGTLLLTAHRELEALCLDRELLHFKQHIALKYAEIVYFGLWFTPLREALDAFIASTQRDVSGSVALSLYKGNVDVVGRKSENSLYRTDIASFTMGDGYDQKDAAGFIRILGLPARSRAIVRTEALK; via the coding sequence ATGCGTGAGAAAGTCGTTCTTGCCTACTCGGGAGGACTCGACACCTCGATCATCATCCCGTGGCTGAAGGAGAACTACGACTGCGACGTTATCGCCTTCGTCGCCGATGTCGGCCAGGGTGATGACCTCGACGCCGTGGTCGACAAGGCGTACAAGACCGGGGCGAGCAAAGTCCTGGTCGAGGATCTCCGCGAGGAATTCCTCACCGGCTACGTCTTCCCCGCCATCCGCACCGGCGCGGTGTACGAGCACAAATATCTGCTCGGCACCTCGCTCGCGCGTCCCGTCATCGCCAAGTACCAGGTGCAGTTGGCGAAGAACGAAGGCGCCACCGCCCTTGCCCACGGATGTACCGGCAAGGGCAACGACCAGGTCCGCTTCGAACACGCTTTCCAGGCGCTGGCGCCCGAGCTGAAAATCATCGCGCCCTGGCGGGAGTGGACCCTGAAATCGCGCGAGGACTGCCTCGACTACGCCGAAGCGCACGGCATTCCAGTCGAAGCCAGCCGGCAGAAGATCCACAGCCGCGACCGCAATCTGCTGCACGTCAGCCACGAAGGCGGCGAGCTCGAGGATCCCAACAACCCACCGCTTCCCACCACCTGGACGTGGACCAAGTCGCCGCAGGAAGCGCCTGATCAGCCCGAGACCGTCGAGATCGGCTTCGAGCAAGGGGTACCGAACTCGATCAACGGCACCCGGCTCGAGCCCGTGCAGCTCGTCGAGCTTCTCAACGAGATCGGCGCGCGCAATGCCATCGGCCGCGTGGACCTGGTGGAGAACCGATTTGTCGGCATCAAGTCGCGTGGTTGCTACGAGACGCCCGGTGGCACGCTGCTCTTGACCGCGCACCGCGAGCTCGAGGCGCTCTGCCTCGACCGCGAACTGCTGCACTTCAAGCAGCACATCGCGCTCAAGTACGCCGAGATCGTGTACTTCGGCCTCTGGTTCACGCCGTTGCGCGAGGCCCTGGACGCCTTCATCGCCAGCACGCAGCGCGATGTCAGCGGCTCGGTGGCGCTCTCGCTCTACAAGGGAAATGTCGACGTCGTCGGACGCAAGTCCGAGAACTCGCTCTACCGCACCGACATCGCCAGCTTCACCATGGGCGACGGCTACGACCAGAAGGACGCGGCCGGATTCATCCGCATCCTCGGCCTGCCCGCCCGCTCGCGCGCCATCGTCCGCACGGAGGCCCTGAAATGA
- the argC gene encoding N-acetyl-gamma-glutamyl-phosphate reductase, translating to MPAAPQPAVVGATGYAGFELTRLLLRHGRVRKPILLGRDGEAGASLDLSEIYPHVAGNGGYPIQAFSWDRLKDVDVLFLSTPHEVSREWAPEAVARGIRVIDLSGAWRLKNPEHRSVYGFTNGDQRAAQLDASAVYGIPELYADAIPSAPVVANAGCYATSVILALAPWVRAGLLDLDHGIICDSKSGVSGAGKQPTAKTHFVEVADNLSAYSVFGHRHTGEMLEQLGLAAAQFQFTPHLLPIPRGILSTIYVKLARSASADELEKCLRDFYSGKPWVRVFAHSRLPQIKFSLNTNYCDLGFAVAPDGERVVLVSCLDNLMKGAAGQAVQNMNVMFGFDEREGLQ from the coding sequence ATGCCTGCCGCTCCTCAACCGGCCGTGGTTGGAGCCACGGGTTACGCGGGTTTTGAGCTCACGCGCCTGCTCCTGCGGCACGGGCGGGTGCGCAAGCCCATCCTTCTCGGGCGCGATGGCGAGGCCGGCGCTTCTCTCGACCTCAGCGAGATCTACCCCCACGTCGCCGGCAACGGCGGCTATCCCATCCAGGCATTTTCGTGGGATAGGCTGAAAGACGTTGACGTTCTCTTTCTCTCGACTCCGCATGAGGTTTCGCGCGAATGGGCGCCGGAAGCGGTTGCGCGCGGCATCCGCGTCATCGATCTCAGCGGCGCCTGGCGGCTTAAGAACCCCGAGCACCGCAGCGTGTACGGCTTCACCAACGGCGACCAGCGCGCGGCGCAGCTCGACGCTTCCGCGGTCTACGGCATCCCAGAGCTGTACGCCGACGCCATTCCTTCGGCGCCGGTGGTGGCCAACGCGGGCTGTTACGCGACTTCGGTGATCCTCGCGCTTGCGCCCTGGGTGCGCGCCGGTCTCCTCGACCTCGACCACGGCATCATCTGCGACTCCAAGTCCGGGGTCTCCGGCGCGGGCAAGCAGCCCACCGCGAAGACGCATTTCGTCGAGGTCGCCGACAACCTGTCCGCCTACTCCGTCTTCGGCCATCGCCACACCGGCGAGATGCTGGAGCAGCTCGGCCTCGCGGCCGCTCAGTTCCAGTTCACGCCGCACCTGCTGCCCATTCCTCGCGGCATCCTCTCCACCATTTACGTGAAGCTGGCGCGGTCCGCTTCGGCGGACGAGCTCGAGAAGTGCTTGCGCGATTTCTACTCCGGCAAGCCGTGGGTACGCGTCTTCGCCCACTCGCGCCTGCCGCAGATCAAGTTCTCGCTCAACACGAATTACTGCGACCTCGGCTTTGCCGTCGCCCCCGACGGCGAGCGCGTCGTCCTGGTCTCCTGTCTCGACAACCTCATGAAGGGCGCGGCCGGACAGGCGGTCCAGAACATGAACGTGATGTTCGGCTTCGACGAACGGGAGGGCTTGCAATGA
- the argR gene encoding arginine repressor, giving the protein MSKLSRHAAIRDLLADHSVASQDELRRMLYKRGHRVTQATLSRDMHELGLVKTGEGYTLPQNGDSDAWLPSVERLIREFVYDVRSAQNLVVVKTSAGSAQPVAAAIDAEEWPEVVGTVGGDDTILIIAPETKIADKLVARVKELIA; this is encoded by the coding sequence ATGTCCAAACTGTCGCGCCATGCCGCTATCCGTGACCTTCTGGCGGACCACTCCGTCGCCAGCCAGGACGAGCTGCGCCGCATGCTCTACAAGCGCGGCCACCGCGTCACCCAGGCCACCCTCTCGCGCGACATGCATGAGCTCGGCCTGGTGAAGACCGGCGAGGGCTACACCCTTCCGCAGAACGGCGACTCGGACGCCTGGCTTCCCTCCGTGGAGCGCCTGATCCGCGAATTCGTCTACGACGTGCGTTCCGCACAGAACCTGGTCGTGGTGAAGACCAGCGCGGGCAGCGCCCAGCCGGTGGCCGCTGCCATCGACGCCGAGGAGTGGCCCGAGGTCGTGGGCACCGTCGGCGGCGACGACACCATCCTCATCATTGCTCCGGAAACGAAGATCGCCGACAAGTTGGTGGCTCGCGTCAAGGAGCTGATCGCCTGA
- a CDS encoding NUDIX domain-containing protein, with protein MGASAVSRDLSRSIALGQVAAVCYRRTGNSLQFLLVRTDKGRWSFPKGRLEPQLTSSQAAAREALEEAGAVGIIAPRPFARYRHKKRALASEVMVRAYLLHVTRTVDPPETHRDPTWFGPREARSKLAAARKSKYRRELRSVLDRAVRLLDRAQRDSRMRYLP; from the coding sequence ATGGGAGCATCCGCAGTCTCACGGGATCTGTCGCGATCGATCGCCCTGGGCCAGGTGGCCGCCGTCTGCTACCGGCGGACGGGAAATTCCCTGCAATTCCTGCTGGTGAGAACCGACAAGGGGCGATGGAGTTTTCCCAAGGGTCGTCTCGAGCCGCAGCTGACGTCGAGCCAGGCGGCGGCGCGCGAGGCGCTGGAAGAGGCGGGTGCGGTGGGGATCATCGCGCCGCGTCCGTTCGCGCGGTACCGGCACAAGAAGCGCGCGCTCGCCTCGGAAGTGATGGTGCGCGCCTACCTGCTGCACGTGACGCGAACCGTGGACCCTCCGGAAACGCACCGCGATCCCACATGGTTCGGTCCACGCGAGGCGCGGAGCAAGCTCGCGGCCGCGCGAAAGTCGAAATACCGGAGAGAGTTGAGGTCTGTCCTGGACCGCGCGGTGCGGCTGCTCGACCGGGCGCAGCGCGACAGCCGCATGCGTTACCTGCCGTAG
- the argF gene encoding ornithine carbamoyltransferase, with amino-acid sequence MPGRDLVSVQDFSPDEVSWALGVAAVMKASPADFRGALAGKQLVLFFEKPSLRTRLTFEAGMSALGGVTFFVDQTQTRLGERESLRDIAKNLERWVDGVVLRTFAHETVAAIAEHASIPVVNALSDHEHPCQALADFLTLQERFGDLKQVRLAYVGDGNNVAHSLILAAASTGANIAVATPEGYEPQPAVVASARHIAKTTGAKIEVLTDPVAAVTGADAIYTDVWASMGQESEAAERKAIFAPYQVNQRLFSRAAKHAVFMHCLPAHRGDEVTAAVIDSPRSVVFDQAENRLHIQKAILVLLLGGGMHRVQPRSGNA; translated from the coding sequence ATTCCCGGCCGCGACCTCGTCTCCGTGCAGGATTTCTCGCCCGACGAGGTCTCCTGGGCCCTCGGCGTTGCCGCCGTGATGAAGGCGAGCCCGGCGGACTTCCGCGGCGCCCTCGCCGGCAAGCAGCTCGTTCTCTTCTTCGAGAAGCCCTCGCTGCGCACCCGCCTGACCTTTGAAGCGGGCATGAGCGCACTGGGCGGCGTCACTTTCTTCGTAGACCAGACGCAGACGCGCCTGGGCGAGCGCGAGAGCCTGCGCGACATCGCCAAGAACCTCGAGCGCTGGGTCGACGGCGTGGTGCTGCGCACCTTCGCGCACGAGACCGTCGCCGCCATCGCCGAGCACGCGTCAATCCCTGTCGTCAACGCGCTCAGCGATCACGAGCATCCCTGCCAGGCGCTCGCCGACTTCCTCACGCTTCAGGAGCGGTTTGGCGATCTCAAGCAGGTGCGTCTCGCTTACGTCGGCGACGGCAACAATGTCGCCCATTCGCTGATCCTCGCCGCCGCCAGCACCGGCGCCAATATCGCGGTCGCCACGCCCGAAGGCTACGAGCCCCAGCCCGCCGTCGTCGCCAGCGCGCGCCACATCGCCAAGACCACCGGCGCGAAGATCGAGGTCCTCACCGATCCCGTCGCCGCTGTCACTGGCGCCGACGCCATCTACACCGACGTCTGGGCGAGCATGGGCCAGGAGAGCGAAGCCGCCGAGCGCAAAGCGATCTTCGCTCCCTATCAGGTCAACCAGCGCCTCTTCTCCCGCGCCGCCAAGCACGCTGTGTTCATGCACTGCCTGCCCGCGCATCGCGGCGACGAGGTCACCGCGGCCGTCATCGACTCGCCGCGCTCGGTCGTCTTCGACCAGGCGGAGAACCGCCTCCACATCCAGAAGGCCATCCTTGTTCTGTTGCTGGGCGGTGGCATGCACCGCGTCCAGCCGAGGAGCGGAAATGCGTGA
- the argB gene encoding acetylglutamate kinase: MRFVIKLGGRALDSKELVRKFAQTIADIAQGGHKIAVVHGGGAAVSRALQELGKESQFINGLRVTDSQTRDVALMVLAGHVNKSLVAAIGAAGQTAIGLCGGDLGLFRATPMHGHPELGYVGEISSVESKWFDVMWQHGIVPVISSIALGNDGEYYNINADHMASACAAACNAHALIFLTDVPGVKGADGAVIRWLHVNSIRGMVHDAVISGGMLPKLEACTNALKRGVHRVRILPAESVEVLPGFFTNPIEYGTEVIP; the protein is encoded by the coding sequence ATGAGGTTCGTCATCAAGCTTGGCGGCCGGGCCCTCGACAGCAAGGAACTGGTGCGCAAGTTCGCGCAAACCATCGCCGACATTGCGCAGGGCGGTCACAAGATCGCCGTCGTGCACGGCGGCGGAGCCGCGGTCAGCCGAGCGCTCCAGGAGCTGGGCAAGGAATCGCAGTTCATCAATGGCCTGCGCGTCACCGACTCGCAGACGCGCGACGTCGCCCTCATGGTGCTGGCCGGCCATGTGAACAAGTCGCTGGTCGCGGCCATCGGCGCCGCCGGCCAGACCGCCATCGGCCTCTGCGGCGGTGACCTCGGTCTGTTCCGCGCCACGCCCATGCACGGACACCCCGAACTCGGCTACGTCGGCGAGATCAGTTCGGTGGAATCCAAGTGGTTCGACGTCATGTGGCAGCACGGCATCGTGCCCGTCATCTCCAGCATCGCGCTGGGCAACGACGGCGAGTACTACAACATCAACGCCGACCACATGGCCTCGGCCTGCGCCGCCGCCTGCAATGCTCACGCACTGATCTTCCTCACAGACGTCCCCGGCGTGAAGGGGGCCGACGGCGCCGTCATCCGCTGGCTGCACGTGAACAGCATCCGCGGCATGGTCCACGACGCCGTCATCAGCGGAGGCATGCTGCCCAAGCTCGAGGCCTGCACCAACGCCCTCAAGCGTGGCGTTCATCGCGTCCGCATCCTCCCCGCCGAGAGCGTGGAAGTGCTGCCCGGCTTCTTCACCAACCCGATCGAGTACGGGACGGAGGTCATTCCATGA
- a CDS encoding CHAD domain-containing protein has translation MERAASEMDGALAELAPDPVHDLRVALRRCRSIASSFRTIDFHPAWRRMDRAARTVFRQLGELRDVQILAEWVKKLGAADDPVTATLMGFCTRREMELRAGVTAALTRFNRTRWQYWSERLSARFERVPAEGLVFQCLALHRYADAYELHRAALRNRTKVAYHQLRIGLKKFRYLVENFLPERHRQWGKSLKELQDLLGEVHDLDVLWATALKQRAFASPEARQRWQERIEAERSRRLARYRELMMGRESLWRQWRRGLPQGAAIRRAEHQRLKTWAAFLDPDFEHSHRVAKLAVQLHKGLVRANIFDGSAPAALLESAALLHDVGRSSGGRSRHKASRRLISRMVLPAGWTQQDLQIVALTARYHRGALPSAKQKRFAALPPKFQQCVRQMAAVVRLADAFDCRHDGAVRSLSVQRAADRLIVEATGFSEEGAAAERVAAGRYLLERTCGLPVLVQGVQLRSRRTSTR, from the coding sequence ATGGAGCGTGCCGCGAGCGAGATGGATGGAGCACTCGCGGAGCTCGCGCCGGATCCCGTCCACGACCTGCGGGTCGCGCTGCGCCGCTGCCGGTCCATCGCGAGCAGTTTCCGGACGATCGACTTCCATCCCGCCTGGCGGCGCATGGACCGGGCGGCGCGCACGGTCTTCCGCCAGCTCGGCGAATTGCGCGACGTGCAGATCCTGGCGGAATGGGTGAAGAAACTGGGGGCCGCGGACGATCCGGTCACGGCTACCCTGATGGGGTTCTGCACCAGGCGGGAGATGGAGCTGCGCGCCGGAGTCACGGCGGCGCTCACCAGATTCAACCGTACCCGGTGGCAGTATTGGAGCGAGCGGCTGTCGGCGCGCTTCGAGCGCGTGCCGGCCGAGGGGCTGGTCTTCCAGTGCCTGGCGCTGCACCGCTACGCCGACGCCTACGAGTTGCACCGCGCGGCCCTGCGCAACCGGACGAAAGTCGCATACCACCAACTTCGCATCGGGCTGAAGAAATTCCGCTACTTGGTGGAGAACTTTCTGCCGGAGCGGCACCGGCAGTGGGGCAAGAGCCTGAAAGAACTCCAGGACCTTCTGGGCGAAGTCCACGACCTGGACGTGCTGTGGGCGACCGCGCTCAAGCAACGGGCGTTCGCCTCGCCGGAGGCGCGTCAGCGCTGGCAGGAGCGCATCGAGGCGGAACGCAGCCGGCGGCTGGCGCGATATCGCGAGCTGATGATGGGGCGGGAGTCGCTGTGGCGGCAGTGGCGGCGCGGCCTGCCGCAAGGCGCCGCCATCCGGCGGGCGGAACACCAGCGCCTGAAGACCTGGGCGGCGTTTCTGGATCCCGACTTCGAGCACAGCCATCGAGTCGCCAAGCTGGCGGTGCAGCTCCACAAAGGATTGGTGCGGGCAAACATCTTCGACGGTTCAGCTCCCGCGGCGCTGCTGGAGTCGGCCGCCCTGCTGCACGATGTCGGGCGCAGCAGCGGCGGGCGCTCGCGGCACAAGGCCTCGCGCCGGCTCATCTCGAGAATGGTGCTGCCGGCGGGATGGACACAGCAAGACTTGCAGATCGTGGCGCTTACCGCACGGTATCATCGCGGCGCCCTGCCCAGCGCGAAACAAAAAAGATTCGCGGCGTTGCCGCCGAAGTTTCAGCAATGTGTGCGGCAAATGGCCGCGGTGGTGCGGCTGGCCGACGCCTTCGATTGCCGGCACGATGGCGCCGTGCGCTCGCTCTCCGTGCAACGCGCCGCCGACCGTCTTATCGTGGAGGCGACGGGATTTTCGGAAGAGGGAGCAGCGGCCGAGCGCGTGGCCGCGGGCAGGTATCTCCTGGAACGGACGTGCGGCCTCCCGGTGTTGGTGCAGGGAGTTCAGCTACGCTCGAGAAGGACTTCGACGCGATAG
- a CDS encoding aspartate aminotransferase family protein, whose translation MSRALAAVMKLEANLLLPTYDRFPVLFERGDGVYLYDSSGKKYLDFLSGIGVNALGYAHPVIQKTIWEQSSKLIHISNLFFHKYQAELAGLLTGISGLDRAFFCNSGTEAWEGALKLARAYARTVNTNGHKPRTHLLVMENSFHGRTFGSLATTGQKKYRAPFAPLVPGVVFVRFNDVADLKKKFDRSVCAIGLETVQGEGGVRPVSAEFLKAARALTRRTGALLILDEIQCGLGRTGRYFAFQRFGVKPDIVTIAKPLAAGLPLGAILTTAKVAACFHPGMHGTTFGGGPLACAVAATFVRTLKKERLLAHVSKVGAYFHKCLLQLQSRHPQVRNVRGLGLMLAAELDSTDLAKAVVKQMLERGFVINRTNDNVLRFLPPYVIEKQHVDQMISALDKVLSANAASPAAASRPTRRRKQ comes from the coding sequence ATGAGCCGGGCCCTGGCGGCAGTCATGAAGCTGGAGGCCAACCTCCTCCTGCCGACCTACGACCGCTTCCCCGTCCTGTTCGAGCGCGGCGACGGCGTCTATCTCTACGACTCGAGCGGGAAAAAGTACCTCGATTTTCTGAGCGGCATCGGCGTGAACGCGCTCGGCTACGCGCACCCCGTTATCCAGAAGACGATCTGGGAACAGTCGTCGAAGCTGATCCACATCTCCAATCTCTTCTTTCACAAGTACCAGGCCGAGTTGGCGGGCTTGTTGACCGGGATCTCCGGACTCGACCGTGCCTTCTTCTGCAACAGCGGCACGGAGGCCTGGGAAGGCGCGCTGAAGCTGGCGCGCGCCTATGCCCGCACCGTAAACACCAACGGACACAAGCCGCGCACGCACCTGCTGGTGATGGAGAACTCCTTCCACGGACGCACTTTCGGTTCCCTCGCCACCACCGGCCAGAAAAAATATCGCGCACCGTTCGCCCCGCTGGTCCCGGGCGTGGTCTTCGTCCGCTTCAACGACGTCGCCGACCTGAAGAAAAAATTCGACCGCTCCGTCTGCGCCATCGGACTCGAGACCGTCCAGGGCGAAGGCGGCGTCCGCCCTGTCTCGGCGGAATTCCTGAAAGCCGCGCGCGCGCTGACCCGGCGCACCGGCGCGCTGCTTATCCTCGACGAGATCCAGTGCGGCCTCGGCCGCACCGGCCGCTACTTCGCTTTCCAGCGCTTCGGCGTCAAACCGGACATCGTGACCATCGCCAAGCCGCTGGCAGCCGGCCTCCCGCTCGGCGCCATCCTGACCACCGCCAAGGTCGCCGCCTGCTTTCACCCCGGCATGCACGGCACCACGTTCGGTGGCGGGCCGCTGGCCTGCGCTGTGGCCGCAACCTTTGTCCGCACGCTGAAGAAGGAGCGCCTGCTGGCGCACGTTTCGAAGGTCGGCGCCTATTTCCACAAGTGCCTGCTCCAGCTCCAGTCCCGTCATCCGCAAGTGCGTAACGTGCGAGGCCTCGGCCTCATGCTGGCCGCCGAACTCGACTCCACCGACCTCGCCAAAGCCGTCGTCAAGCAGATGCTCGAGCGCGGCTTCGTCATCAACCGCACCAACGACAACGTGCTCCGCTTCCTGCCTCCGTACGTGATCGAGAAGCAGCACGTGGACCAGATGATCTCCGCACTCGATAAGGTACTCAGCGCCAACGCCGCGTCACCGGCAGCAGCCAGCCGGCCGACAAGAAGGAGAAAACAGTGA